Proteins from a single region of Leuconostoc gasicomitatum LMG 18811:
- a CDS encoding SDR family NAD(P)-dependent oxidoreductase, translating into MEKEEQYFSQKVFDLTEKVAIVTGGASGLGSYYTKALLSSGASVLVVSYDDKGVREMASFASEFTGKIEFLQLDITKKDAAITVANEVIKRFGKVDILINNAGIQIRNDWQVFKDADWEKVINLNLNAVYYLSHEIAKVMSKENGGKIINIGSMQSFRAGKYIFPYTASKHGVIGLTKSYADALAPLNIQVNAIAPGYIDTPMTKSLQEDKERNTEILSHIPAGHWADPSELMGAIIFLSSSASNYITGITLPVDGGYLLR; encoded by the coding sequence ATGGAAAAAGAAGAACAGTATTTTAGTCAAAAAGTATTTGATTTAACAGAAAAAGTAGCCATCGTAACCGGAGGTGCGAGTGGTCTTGGATCTTACTACACCAAAGCGCTACTGTCTTCTGGAGCAAGCGTATTAGTGGTCTCATATGACGATAAAGGCGTGAGAGAAATGGCATCATTTGCTTCTGAATTTACTGGTAAAATCGAATTTTTACAATTAGATATTACAAAAAAAGACGCCGCTATAACTGTGGCAAACGAAGTTATCAAACGGTTTGGTAAAGTCGATATTTTAATTAACAATGCTGGCATACAAATCAGAAATGATTGGCAAGTATTTAAGGATGCGGACTGGGAAAAGGTTATTAATTTAAATTTAAACGCGGTTTATTATTTGTCACACGAAATTGCTAAAGTTATGAGTAAAGAGAACGGCGGTAAAATTATAAACATCGGTTCCATGCAATCTTTCCGTGCTGGTAAGTATATTTTCCCATATACAGCCAGTAAGCACGGCGTTATTGGTTTAACGAAATCGTACGCTGATGCGCTCGCACCTCTTAATATTCAGGTAAATGCTATTGCTCCCGGATATATTGACACACCAATGACAAAATCGCTACAAGAAGATAAAGAAAGAAATACTGAAATTCTTTCTCATATTCCTGCAGGACATTGGGCTGATCCATCAGAACTCATGGGTGCTATTATTTTCTTGTCAAGTAGTGCTTCAAACTATATTACTGGGATTACGCTGCCAGTAGATGGTGGTTATTTACTTCGTTAA